The Flaviramulus sp. BrNp1-15 genome includes the window AACTCCAAAAATATTACCCGAAAATTTATGGAGCTTTAAAATCTAAGCAAACCTGTGTAATGCAAGATTGCATAACAGAAAATCTAAGAAGAGGTGTAGATATGGGGCTTTACAGAAATACAATAAGCATAGATTTTATCTCAAGAGTATATATTAATAATATGATATGCTTGAAAGATAAAGAGCTTTTCCCTCTTAAAGATTTTTCTATGACCGAGCTTATGGAAAACTATTTAGAATATCACCTTAGAGGTATTTGTACACCTAAAGGATTAGAAATATTAACAAGAATTATAAATAACAATCAATCATAAAAATGAATCGCAAACTAATTATATACTTTAGTTTATTAATTTCTATAACGATGTTTTCTCAAGAAAACAGGCAAAGTTTTTCGTTGCAAGAAGCTATTAACT containing:
- a CDS encoding TetR/AcrR family transcriptional regulator, which codes for MREKIIHKAADLFLTLGFKSVTMDDIANKMGISKKTIYVHFANKTKLVEATTLHVFEAISQGIDCICAVNKNPIEEIFEIKQFVMEHLKDEKSSPQYQLQKYYPKIYGALKSKQTCVMQDCITENLRRGVDMGLYRNTISIDFISRVYINNMICLKDKELFPLKDFSMTELMENYLEYHLRGICTPKGLEILTRIINNNQS